DNA sequence from the Halorussus limi genome:
GCGGACGTCCCGGACGTCGACGGTCAATTCGACCGCGTCGGCGATGACGTTGGGCGCGTTCGGCCGGACGTCGAGTTTGCCGACCGTAGCGACCGCGGTGTCGCTCTCGTCGGCGACGACGTCGTTCGCGGCCGACTCCACGTCGAGCACGAACTCGCTGGCGGCCGCCAGCGGGTCGCAGCGCTCGTCCATCCCGGTCGACCCGGCGTGGTTGGCCTCGCCCCGAATCTCGACGTCGCACCGCGAGATGCCGGTGATGGTCGTCACGACGCCCGCCGGGACCCCCGCCCGTTCGAGTCGCTCGGCCTGTTCGATGTGGAGTTCGAACCACGCGTGCCAGTCGCTCGCGTCGAGCAGGCCCTCACCCCGAGCGCCGATGTCGTCGAGCGCGGCCGCCAGCGTGACGCCGTCGTCCTCGAAGGCCAGCGCCTCCTCGACGGGGATGTCGCCGGCCGCAACGCTCGACCCGACGAGGCCACCGTCGAACCGCTGACCCTCCTCCTCGGTGAACGAGACCACCTCGACCGGCCGGGCGGGGTCGAGGTCGGCGTCTCGCATCGCCCGGACCGCTTCGAGGGCCGCGTAGACGCCGAGCGGACCGTCGAAGATGCCGCCCTCGGGAACCGAGTCGAGGTGGCTCCCGGCCGCAACCGGGTCCGCGTCGGGGTCGGCGCTGTCCGGCGTCCACCGGCCCGCGACGTTGCCCACCGCGTCGACGCGCACGTCGAGGCCCGCGTCGCGGAGTCGCGCGACGAGGTACTCGCGGGCCTTACGGTCGGCAGTCGTTCCGGTCAGTACAGTCCGTCCCCTACCCTCCTCGACCGGCACAGCCCCGAACTCGGCGTTGGCCTCGATGTCGTCCCGGAGCCGCGATGTCCGTACGTCCATGGTCGGTACGCCTCGTTTCACCGACCGCTACTTGATTGTTTCTCACAAACGGTATTTCCATTCTCGACGAACGCCCGAGACGGCCGAATTCGGCACGCGTGGCGCGTGGAGAAGCGTAGTTCTTATGGCGGAGTAAGGTCGTCCCCGAATACAGGGGTCGGAAGGGCGCCCTCCCGTTCACATTTCGACAAACGTTTACTTACCATAGAGTTTTGGAAAAAGACGATTGATTAGACCGAAGATAAGTTAAACTCCAGAAGTTTTATGGCGTATAACCCTGAATCACGGCCTATGCCAAGCGATAGCAATGAGAGTGACGGGAGCGACTCGGGCGTCTCGCTCGACCGGCGGCAGTTCGTCGGCGCGGTCGGGACGTCGGTTCCGCTGGTGCTCGCTGGGTGTACGAGCGGCGGCGAATCCGAAGGGGGACAGGACGCGACCACGACCGGTAGCGGCGGCACGTCTCAGACGAGCGGCGGCAGCGGCGGGTCGCCCAAGTCCGGCGGAACGCTTCAGTGGGGCGGCGCGGTCCCGGTGCAGGGCCTCGACCCGCACCTCGACAGTTCGGCCGCGTCCAAGCGGGTTCTCGAGAACATCTACGAGGAACTCGTCCAACTCCAGTCCGACTACTCGCTGAAGCCACATCTGGCGAAGAACCTGAAGAAGCAGGAGAACAACACGCTCCTGTCGATGGACCTCCAGCAGGGGGTCAAGTTCCACGACGGTACGGAGATGACT
Encoded proteins:
- a CDS encoding Zn-dependent hydrolase — encoded protein: MDVRTSRLRDDIEANAEFGAVPVEEGRGRTVLTGTTADRKAREYLVARLRDAGLDVRVDAVGNVAGRWTPDSADPDADPVAAGSHLDSVPEGGIFDGPLGVYAALEAVRAMRDADLDPARPVEVVSFTEEEGQRFDGGLVGSSVAAGDIPVEEALAFEDDGVTLAAALDDIGARGEGLLDASDWHAWFELHIEQAERLERAGVPAGVVTTITGISRCDVEIRGEANHAGSTGMDERCDPLAAASEFVLDVESAANDVVADESDTAVATVGKLDVRPNAPNVIADAVELTVDVRDVRHDSVHRIVDEARASLDRLEAERGVETSLDRPWDRAPVPMSERCRDALHEAGASAGIETLDLHSGAAHDTMHVANATDAALLFAPSEDGISHNPREWTDWEDCAAATRVLAGAMARLAAE